TCCAGTCCTTTGTGCGCTGCTGTGCCATGAGGAATGTCTTTGTCTGTTCATCCGATGGGAATAGGGAGGATGTTGCGCCAAGCTCGGCGCCCATGTTGGTTATTGTCGCCCTTTCCGGCACGGTGAGGTGTTTTAATCCGCTTCCAGAATATTCAATTATCTTTCCGACGCCGCCCTTGACTGTGAGTCTTTTTAATACCTCAAGTATTATGTCTTTTGCAGTTGTATATTTTGAAAGTCTTTTATTTAAATTAATACGGACTATTTTGGGCAGGACCATGTAAAAAGGCTCTCCTGCCATTGCCATTGCAACGCTGAGTCCGCCAGCGCCGATTGCGAGCATGCCGAGCGCTCCGGCATTTGGCGTATGGCTGTCAGAGCCGAGAAGCGTCTGACCGGGTTTTGCAAACCTCTCAAGATGCACCTGATGACAGATGCCGTTGCCGGGCTTTGAAAAATAAAGTCCGTACCGGCCTGCTATTGACTGCAGAAATCTGTGGTCGTCTGCGTTTTCAAACCCTGTCTGAAGGGTGTTGTGGTCCACATAGCTCACCGAAAGTTTTGTCTTTACCTTTGGAAGGCCTAAGGCCTCAAACTCAAGATATGCCATGGTGCCGGTGGCGTCCTGCGTGAGCGTCTGGTCTATGGAAATTGCTATCTCCTGCCCCGGTTTCATAACGCCTGAAACAAGATGAGATGAAATCAATTTTTCTGCAATGTTCATTCTTATGTTTACTCCTTGGTTTATTATAACCCCTAACCCCTAACCCCTAACCTTGTTTCTATTAGTTTTATCGCCTTTTGCAGTATTTCCCGTTCTCCCTTGTAGGTTAATTTCTCCAAGGCCTCATTTGCCGGAAACCACCGTGCATCATCCACCTCGTGGTCGTGGTTTGCAGTGTTGCCAGAGGCATACTTCATGAGATAAAAATGCACTGTTTTATTAAGTCTTGCATTTTCATCCGTTAAAAAATACCAGTAGGAAATAGAGCCTATCTTACCGATGATTTCTCCGCTAAGGCCGGTCTCCTCCCGCACTTCTCTTACCGCTGTCAGCTCTTCACTCTCATTTTTATCAATGATGCCCTTCGGCAGGCACCAACGGTTTTTTACCCCGGCAGAAAGAAGCCTCTTAACGGGATTCACGGCAACAAGCGCTATGTCAATGCCGTCATTTCTTTTTCTGAATATGACCCCGCCTGCTGAGGTCAGTCTTTTGATTGATGCAGGCTTTTTATTGGCTGTGTCTGA
This sequence is a window from Nitrospirota bacterium. Protein-coding genes within it:
- a CDS encoding NUDIX hydrolase; this encodes MKSDTANKKPASIKRLTSAGGVIFRKRNDGIDIALVAVNPVKRLLSAGVKNRWCLPKGIIDKNESEELTAVREVREETGLSGEIIGKIGSISYWYFLTDENARLNKTVHFYLMKYASGNTANHDHEVDDARWFPANEALEKLTYKGEREILQKAIKLIETRLGVRG